The Cicer arietinum cultivar CDC Frontier isolate Library 1 chromosome 1, Cicar.CDCFrontier_v2.0, whole genome shotgun sequence genome contains the following window.
TAAGTCGTGTTGTGGATAGCGGTAGAGATACCTCCTTTTGGTTTCGAAGGTTGGTTAGTTTGACGGTGGATAAACATATCTCAATGTAGAGATGTTTGGTCGTGGGTCGGCGGTTGGGGGGAGTGACAAAGGTGGAGAagaaatatgtttgtttgggaGGAAAATGGTGCAGACAAGTGGTCTTGACAACATGTTTTTGGAGATCAACGTTCAATTAAAATGGGTGTATCATTGTCTAGTAGAGGATTGTATAGTTGATTCTCCTTCTTGTGACAATTTGGCAAAATGAGGTGTTTTCAACGAGCATAACATCTTATTTACTTATGACTGTGAAAATGAGAAATCGTTATTGCATCTATTTTCATTGTCAACTGTGTGACAAAGTGTGGTCTCATATTCTAACATGTTTGGGGTTACAAGTATTCTACATTGTTATGTGTTCCCTCATGCTCAACAATTTGAGTGTTTCTTTGATACTAATAAGAAAACAAGGCAACAAGTTCACGCTATTTACTTAGTATGTATTTGGACAATTTAGAAAGAGCCTAATCAGCGTGTTTTCAATAATTTAGCTCAAATTGTGGATTATGTTAAACTTTTATCTTGGTATTTGATCAAAGCGTTTGCTTTTGATTATATTCATTGGTGGAGCAACCCCTTAGAATGCTTAGGCTTGAGAGTCCAACTCCTACGAATTTGCAAttgtatataattttagtttttgcaCGTAAGATTAATTTGGTTAATAATTATTTCTAACATGTCACGTGCTTTGaataatacttttatatttatatattgaaaatatgagataaataaatattaatcgTTGATTAAATAATGCATGGTTTAGATTAAAACAAAACGTTTTTGGAAATGAGTCGAATAAAGAAAAGGACATTTGGTTGAatgcaatattaaaaaaataaattatcgtAATCTTTCAATTTAATCCAATGGTTAATATTgactctatatatatattaatttttgtttttaaaaataatttgcaCTTTTCCCTTTACGGCATAACTTGTTTGGAACTTTCTAAAAAGGCAAGGAAGAACgttcaaaaacacaaattgacGTTCCACCAATAGCTTTGTACTTTCTAGAAATCATAGTCAATAAATTTTCCGACGAATAGAACTGACAGTGTCATTGTTTGGCAAATTAATAAGTCATGCGATATATTTAgaaattagaaaagaataatatCTCTCATAAACGATTATTAATCATGATTGCATttgaaacaaagaaaaagaaagttacaaatacttttatttttagaacATTGAATTACAATGATTAATTAAGGTTACAATGGTTCTACCAATTCAGTTGATAAATACATGAGCATAAAAAGTTTTAAGTTGGATCTCTAGAATTTAAACTCCGAAACTAAATCGTttactttgtaaaaatatttttagttttattttttaaattgatattaattttactaactattaaataaaataaaagactttTTAAGTGAACAATTGTTTGCATTCTAAGTTAAAATAAACCTTTGAGATGATacatttatgaaaatattaaacataattttgttgtttataaaAATGCAAACAATTGTTCAATTCAAAAGtcttttatttcatttgttagataataaaattaacacaaatttttaaaactaaaaaatattttcaaaaagtaaactAACACTAACATAATAATTAACTTACTAACATTAACCTATAAAAAGTGTTACAATAACATATCCTCTAACTTCTTCTAGCTCTCAATTCTCTTAAAAGGATCAAATGTTATGTTACTATTAAATAAGAGAAAAGCTAGCTAAAAGAGTGAGAGAGTGAATTAGATATAAGATTTGCATCACATTAATATAGGATCCACACCTTGATGGGTGCACATTTTAGGTCCATCCATCAAACATGGACTCAACCTAAACATGAGAATGCAAAACTCCATTTGATTTAAAGCACCATCTCCATCCAAATCACCCTCCATTAGCATGCAAACAAGCTCATCATCCCTCACTTCTAAACCAAGCATGAAACAATTCATCTTCAAGCTCTCAAATGTTATAACACCTTTGTTCACATCCATAAGCAAACGAAACCCATTGCAAAGTTCACCTATAAACCCTTCTGCCCCTAAACGTGTAATCATGGATGGAAAATAATCCTCAAAGTCCATGCCAAAATCTAATTCCATATAGTGGATATTATGTGAAACTTCAATTAGAAGTTGCTAGGGATAGTGAAGGGAATATTAATTGGTAGCTTGTGCTAGAAGGGTATGTTAATTTGAGCTTCTTATATAAGATAAAGATAGGCAAACAATATACTACCAAATTAGATAGGGTTTGGTAAATTGAGTGAAAGAATGGTACTTTTGTCGTTGAGAATGTAGGGTCGGGATCTATGGTCCatattaaaagtaataaaagttgtacattatttttttaaagctaAAAAAGATTGTTAAgagtttaattaatttgtactatcagtgtaattttttttacacatacGGACATATCTAATATATGATTGGATGTATGCTTTAAAACTTTTTGTCacattgttttataaaaaaaaaaaaaaatttatttgccACACTGACATTGCTATATATCTATTTAATCTTTATAGAATGAAAAATCTCTTATTAAATTAgtcattttttatcaataagtttatttatgaaattttctTGATGAATATAATGTAAtcaattttgttctttttttttttaaatagattttatttgttattaattttttaatttatttttgaaaaagcaaaaacaaaaataatccGATCAGCAATTAAACGTACAAAATATACTCCATACAGtcaaaagataataataataataataataataataataataataataataataataataataataataataataaagataatacaAAGTCATATACTAACaccaaattacaaaaatgaaatgcataacaaaagagaaaaaactaaaattcaCCCAAACAAACAAGTGGTTTTGCACACCATTGATTTATCTTATAATAAACAAGTGATACATTTGCttatcgataaaaaaaaaatgatatatctTAATTTAAACCACgactaaaataagattttacaATTTTCCAGAATCATGTTAAAGTTATAGATCCAATGACGATGTGCGTACAACTCTTTCAAATAGTTCAGACGTTTGCTAATCATATAACATTAAGCTTCTAAAGAGCCTATTATACATGTATCTCGACGCAAACATCACTCTCGATCTCCATCAACACCTTTTAAGCATCTTTTAACATATCATCAATCTTGATTCAAGATAAATGGTTCTTGACTATTATTCCACCgctatttgcaaaaaaaaaaatgttttgcaCAAAACATACTCTACTAACATCTCTTGCCTTCATAAGAAAAGATCTCTCCTCCAACTCCACACCTTCCTCCCACCACACCATCATTCATATCAAATTTGCCACCGTGACATACTTATCTACAACTTTGAAAATAGTCTATTATATCACTCACACAACAAACCTTGTGGAACCCATGGGTTACACTGTGGAAGTTTGTCTCAAATCAGTAACAACTTGGAGTTAGTTGGTTATAACATAATTTAGTTAAGACAATGTTAGTTATAGTTAATTAAGAAATTTGTCTTTAAATAATATAACTGTAAATGTATTGTGTAAGTTGTAATGTGTTGTTACAAGTGGTAATTGCTAATTGAGATAGAGACATATGCAATTCAAGATTCATAGAAATACAGAGAAGAAAGATCAagggagaaaaagaaagattgagTGAAAAAGCTAGTATTGCTGGTTCATAAACAATGATAGATactaggagatcaatcttgagaagaCCTTAATCTTgcaaagatcaatcttgagaagaAAAATCAACCTTGTTTGTTTGCCCGTGACGtaggtctcatcaattgaggCTGAACACGTAAAGATCTGGGGGTTATTCTTCtcttatctttctttaattttcgttcactttgattttgaaaactgattTGGAAACTGCATAAAGGAGAACGATAAACAGTCTCCgttttttgattttatgttctgttcaagaacgttcttcgttttcagcagaaacgaagaacgttctccgttttcgttTTTTCTCTACAATTGGTTGtcttctatttttgttggttaattcttgttgcagatctcaatattattttaacaattagcGTCGTATGTGGGGAATTGAGCAACAATGGTTGGAACCACAAAGAATGATAATCATGTTGAAAGTCTGAATGTGACTAAAGCAAGAACTGAAAAGAAATGATCAAATGTAAATAAGCATAGGTCTGATTCGAGATCAAAATATGTCTTGGGATGTTTCTGAAGAGCAAAGGCTATGAATGAATTATTCTGATATTGATTCAAGATGGAGAATTGTGAAGATATgcctcaaataaattattttttgtaaagcATAAATCTGGTACATGGGAACAAGGACAATGATTGAATTATTCTGGTATTGAGTCAATATGGAGAATTGTGGAAATATGTCTCAAATCAACAACTTAgagttaattattattataactgaattaattatgagaatggttgttatagttagttaagcAATGTGCCTTTAAATACTATAATTGTAAATGCAAGTTGTTGAGTGTTGTTGTAGTAGTATAAGCTGAGAAAGAGAGAGGGGTATGCAATTTGTGATTTATAGAAAATTAGAAAGAAGATTCAGGGAGAAAAAAGAGAGATTGTGTGAAAAGAGAAAACTAGTGAAGACTAGGTGAACAATCTTGAAGAGACCTTAATCTTGTAAATTCAAAGATTCATAGTGGATTAATCTTTCTATGTTTGCataacattctccgttttaATACTGCAGAAACGAAGAATATTGCAAAAACatagaacgttctccatttaaCAGTGCTTCAAACAACAATGATGAGAGTGTTCAGATTGAGGTGGAGCCACCTGAAGATTAAGAGATTTATCATGAAGATATAACTGATACATCACTTGATGATAATGCTGCAGAATAAACAGATTTGACCAATTACAACTTGGTAAGGGATAAAAAAAGAAGGGTTATCAAACATCCATTGAGATACAGTGAAGCAGATTTAATTTGTTATGCTTTAAGTGTTGTTGAAGATCTTCAAAGAGATGAACCAAGCAACTACAGGGAAGCCACTAATAGTGAAGACAAAGAAGCTTGGATGACAGCTATGAATGAATAGATacaattattagaaaaaaaaaaaatcaaacctaGATTTTGGTTGACATTCATAAGAGTCAAAAGGTAATTGGATCAAAATCGGTGCTCAAGAGAAAGGAAGACATTCAAGGTAAAGAGAAGATAAGGTTCAAAGCAATATtagttgcaaatggattttctCAGTTTGAATGAATTGATTTCAATAAAGTATTTGCACCTGTTATAAAACATTGTTCAATTTGAATTCTGCTTTCAATTGTAACTCAACAAGACTTGGAATTAAAGCAGTTGaatgtcaaaataatatttctacATGGTGATCTGGAAGAAACCATTTATATGCAGCAACCTGAAGGATTTGCTAAAGGCAATAACAAAGTTTGTCTTCTTAAAAAGTCACTGTATGGCCTAAAGCAAAGTCTTAGACAATGGTACATGAAGTTTGATGATTTCATGATAAGAACTGGTTTCCAAAGATGTAGTTTTGACAGTTGTATTTACATTCTGAAAGAGGAAAGTCAAGAATGTTCTCGAGCTCAAGAATATTCTCCAGTTTTTTAGGAaagtcaagaatgttctccaactTACTTATTACTCTATGTGGATGATATTCTTCTTGCAAGTTTAAATAAATACCAGATTAAAAGGCTCAAAGTTGATCTTAGAAATGAGTTTGATATGAAAGAACTTGGAGAAGCCAAGAGGATCTTAGGAATGGATATTAAAAGAAACAGAATGAAGGGAGAACTATTTCTTTCTCAAGCTGCCTACTTGAAGAAAGTTATCACTAAATATAGAATGCATGAGGCAAAATAAGTTACTACTCCTTTGGGACATAATTACAAATTGTCTATGCAAGACTCACCTAAAATTGATGAGGAAAGACGAAGAATGAGTACCATTCCTTATGCTAGTGGAGTTGGCAGTATAATGTATGGAATGATCTGTAGCAGGCCAGATTTGGCTTATGTTGTGAATGTTGTCAGCAGATTTATGACACATCCAGAAGCACTGCATTGGTTGGCACTTAAATGGATTATGAGATATTTAAATGGCTAACTGATAACAGATTTAAAGTTCAAAAAGACTCATCATGACAAGGAAACAATCAAAGGATATGTCGACTCGGATTATGCTGGAAACATGGACGctagaaaatcaatttttggtTATGTTTTCACTCTATATGGGACTGATGTAAGTTGGAGAGCAGTTACACAATCGGTGGTAGCACTTTCTACAACTCAAGTTGAATTCATCGCGCTTACCAAGGTGTTAAAGAAGCTTTTTGGATGAAAGGACTTATTGGTGAG
Protein-coding sequences here:
- the LOC140918979 gene encoding secreted RxLR effector protein 161-like; its protein translation is MQDSPKIDEERRRMSTIPYASGVGSIMYGMICSRPDLAYVVNVTHHDKETIKGYVDSDYAGNMDARKSIFGYVFTLYGTDVSWRAVTQSVVALSTTQVEFIALTKVSVEKIATEDNPADAFTKSLSQAKFKHCLDIVGFNKE
- the LOC101495375 gene encoding calcium-binding protein KRP1, whose amino-acid sequence is MELDFGMDFEDYFPSMITRLGAEGFIGELCNGFRLLMDVNKGVITFESLKMNCFMLGLEVRDDELVCMLMEGDLDGDGALNQMEFCILMFRLSPCLMDGPKMCTHQGVDPILM